A genomic segment from Luteolibacter ambystomatis encodes:
- a CDS encoding C40 family peptidase: MTWRLPIILVLCTAAHAAQPALQGVELLSPPRRGLIERSLQELDAHPGIPYRYAGSSPEAGGMDCSGAVFYLLEKVGIDPPRSAQAQYDWVKKESTLTPLAASVTDEDDPAFAALLPGDLLFWGTLGPDGRANVTHVQIYLGKEAKDGRRIMIGASDGRSYRGVKKDGFDIVDFKVPNADAPKRLLAYGPPVWKTVAAMKRSDMDRQTTSPPRSISNRHASDLKKPAASKSKRPKQPEKK; this comes from the coding sequence ATGACATGGAGGCTGCCCATCATCCTTGTCCTCTGCACCGCGGCCCACGCGGCACAGCCCGCGTTGCAAGGAGTCGAACTGCTGAGCCCGCCGCGCCGGGGCCTCATCGAGCGTTCATTGCAGGAACTCGATGCCCACCCCGGCATCCCCTACCGCTACGCAGGTTCTTCACCGGAGGCCGGCGGCATGGACTGCTCCGGCGCGGTGTTCTATCTGCTGGAAAAAGTCGGCATCGATCCGCCGCGCTCCGCCCAGGCCCAATACGACTGGGTGAAAAAAGAAAGCACGCTCACCCCGCTCGCCGCATCGGTCACGGATGAGGATGATCCCGCCTTCGCCGCCTTGTTGCCGGGTGACCTCTTGTTCTGGGGCACCCTCGGTCCGGACGGCAGAGCGAACGTCACCCACGTGCAGATCTATTTGGGGAAGGAGGCGAAAGACGGGCGCCGCATCATGATTGGAGCCAGCGACGGACGCTCCTACCGCGGCGTGAAAAAGGACGGCTTCGACATCGTCGATTTCAAGGTGCCGAACGCGGACGCTCCAAAACGGTTGCTAGCTTACGGGCCGCCCGTTTGGAAAACCGTGGCGGCAATGAAGCGGAGCGACATGGACCGACAGACTACTTCACCTCCTCGGTCAATTTCCAACCGCCATGCCTCCGATTTGAAAAAACCAGCCGCTTCAAAATCCAAGCGGCCCAAACAGCCTGAGAAGAAATAG
- the sufD gene encoding Fe-S cluster assembly protein SufD, producing MPAVLEQSASLLDSAPVTPATFPAWFAERQRAAWQRFLETPQPKRGDETWRFSSIKELDFAEFRPTNGGADATLLTARSSGLEAPVAKFVFGNDELLHSESNLPAEVICLPLAEALVSHSDLVEKHFMKQETRLGSAKWTALHEANLRNGLFVHVPANVEVEGTIEVFHWIAGGNTVIFPHTLIVTGANAKVRVVDYFQSADESSAGLAIAVNDLSAGPGSKLDYVAIQAFNENTKVIQVNETGVAKDASAIGFILNTGATWARNESLSRLEGEGSRSDMLSVSIPARDQEYDQRTFQHHVSPGAYSDLLYKNSLYDKSRTIFSGLIFVDEGAHRTDAYQTCRNLFMSDDAEANSMPGLEINADDVKCSHGSTSCQISDEEIFYLRARGICPTRARQLIARGFSVEVIERLGDEKVEELVLRFVDDKFAHIAGGGA from the coding sequence ATGCCCGCCGTGCTCGAACAATCCGCCTCACTCCTCGATTCCGCTCCGGTCACTCCGGCCACGTTCCCCGCTTGGTTCGCCGAGCGCCAGCGTGCCGCTTGGCAGCGCTTTCTCGAAACCCCGCAGCCGAAGCGCGGCGATGAGACATGGCGCTTCTCCTCCATCAAGGAACTCGATTTCGCCGAATTCCGCCCCACCAACGGCGGTGCCGATGCCACCCTGTTGACCGCCCGCTCCAGCGGCCTGGAAGCTCCGGTCGCGAAGTTCGTGTTCGGCAATGACGAGTTGCTCCACTCCGAGTCGAATCTCCCAGCGGAAGTGATCTGCCTGCCGCTGGCCGAGGCTCTCGTTTCCCACTCCGATCTGGTGGAGAAGCACTTCATGAAGCAGGAGACCCGCCTGGGTTCCGCGAAGTGGACCGCCCTGCACGAGGCGAACTTGCGCAACGGTCTGTTCGTTCACGTCCCGGCCAATGTCGAGGTTGAGGGCACCATCGAGGTCTTCCACTGGATCGCCGGTGGGAACACCGTGATCTTCCCGCACACGCTCATCGTCACCGGCGCGAACGCCAAGGTGCGCGTGGTCGACTACTTCCAGTCCGCCGATGAATCGTCCGCCGGTCTGGCCATCGCCGTGAACGATCTGAGCGCCGGTCCGGGCTCGAAGCTCGATTACGTCGCCATCCAGGCCTTCAACGAGAACACCAAGGTCATCCAGGTGAACGAAACCGGCGTGGCCAAGGATGCGTCCGCCATCGGCTTCATCCTCAACACCGGCGCCACCTGGGCGCGCAATGAATCGCTCAGCCGCCTCGAGGGCGAAGGCTCCCGCTCGGACATGCTCTCCGTGAGCATCCCGGCCCGCGACCAGGAATACGACCAGCGCACCTTCCAGCACCACGTGTCCCCGGGTGCCTACAGCGACCTGCTCTACAAGAACTCTCTCTACGACAAATCCCGTACCATTTTCTCCGGCCTGATCTTCGTGGACGAGGGCGCGCACCGCACCGACGCCTACCAGACCTGCCGCAACCTCTTCATGAGCGATGACGCGGAGGCCAACTCCATGCCCGGCCTGGAGATCAACGCGGACGATGTGAAGTGCTCGCACGGCAGCACCTCCTGCCAGATCAGCGACGAGGAGATCTTCTACCTGCGAGCCCGCGGCATCTGCCCCACCCGTGCCCGCCAGCTCATCGCCCGCGGTTTCTCCGTGGAGGTGATCGAGCGCCTCGGCGACGAGAAGGTGGAGGAACTGGTCCTGCGCTTCGTGGACGACAAGTTCGCCCACATCGCCGGTGGCGGCGCTTGA
- the sufB gene encoding Fe-S cluster assembly protein SufB — MSYEASSTIDAETREAIDIDRSKGDFSFPERHKFDAGRGLTEKTIDYICDVKNDPQWVRDFRHKALQVFRDKPMPTNWATKDLDNIDFDIIRYYLSDGEKPKRSWEDVPEDVLRTFERLGIPEQERAFLAGVEAQYDSEAAYSNMKEELTKQGVIFVNSTEGLKHHEEIFRPWFGKVIPTADNKFSALNSAVFSGGSFIYIPKGVKLKQPLQAYFRINSENFGQFERTLIIADEGAEVMYMEGCTAPKFETSTLHSAVVELVALKGAKIQYVTVQNWSSNVFNLVTKRGLAMEDAEVRWIDCNIGSRLTMKYPGVIMKGRRARGEVISIALANTGQHQDTGAKMIHAADETTSNVVSKSISVGEGRSTYRGQVHIPKHLKGCKNNTECDALLINTRSRTDTYPAITVRGNQHATQHEASVSQVSEEMLFYMQQRGISEGAAMSLAVNGFINDLVREFPMEYSVELKRLIDLEMEGSVG; from the coding sequence ATGTCCTACGAAGCTTCCAGTACCATCGACGCCGAAACCCGCGAAGCGATCGACATCGACCGCAGCAAGGGCGACTTCAGCTTCCCCGAGCGCCACAAGTTCGATGCCGGCCGCGGTCTGACCGAGAAGACCATCGACTATATCTGCGACGTGAAGAACGACCCGCAGTGGGTCCGTGATTTCCGCCACAAGGCGCTGCAGGTCTTTCGCGACAAGCCGATGCCCACCAACTGGGCGACCAAGGACCTGGACAACATCGATTTCGACATCATCCGCTACTACCTGTCCGACGGTGAGAAGCCGAAGCGCTCGTGGGAGGATGTGCCGGAGGACGTGCTGCGCACCTTCGAGCGCCTCGGCATCCCCGAGCAGGAACGCGCGTTCCTCGCCGGTGTGGAGGCCCAGTACGATTCCGAGGCCGCCTACTCGAACATGAAGGAGGAGCTCACCAAGCAGGGCGTCATCTTCGTGAACTCGACGGAAGGCCTGAAGCACCACGAGGAGATCTTCCGCCCGTGGTTCGGCAAGGTGATCCCGACCGCCGACAACAAGTTCTCCGCGCTGAACAGCGCCGTGTTCTCCGGTGGTTCCTTCATCTACATCCCGAAGGGCGTGAAGCTGAAGCAGCCGCTGCAGGCCTACTTCCGCATCAACTCCGAAAACTTCGGCCAGTTCGAGCGCACGCTCATCATCGCCGACGAAGGCGCGGAGGTGATGTATATGGAAGGCTGTACCGCACCGAAGTTCGAAACCTCCACGCTGCACTCCGCCGTGGTGGAGCTGGTGGCGCTGAAGGGCGCGAAGATCCAGTACGTGACCGTGCAGAACTGGTCCTCGAACGTCTTCAACCTCGTCACCAAGCGCGGCCTCGCGATGGAGGACGCGGAAGTCCGTTGGATCGACTGCAACATCGGCAGCCGCCTGACGATGAAGTATCCGGGCGTGATCATGAAGGGCCGCCGCGCCCGCGGCGAGGTGATCTCCATCGCTCTGGCCAACACCGGACAGCATCAGGACACCGGCGCAAAGATGATCCACGCCGCCGATGAGACGACCTCGAACGTCGTTTCCAAATCCATCTCCGTAGGCGAAGGCCGCTCCACCTACCGCGGCCAGGTCCACATCCCGAAGCACCTCAAGGGCTGCAAGAACAACACCGAGTGCGATGCGCTGCTGATCAACACCCGCAGCCGCACCGACACCTATCCGGCGATCACGGTGCGCGGCAACCAGCACGCCACCCAGCACGAGGCCAGCGTCTCGCAGGTGTCGGAGGAAATGCTCTTCTACATGCAGCAGCGCGGCATCAGCGAAGGCGCCGCGATGTCCCTCGCCGTGAATGGCTTCATCAACGACCTCGTCCGCGAGTTCCCGATGGAATACTCGGTGGAACTCAAGCGCCTCATCGACCTCGAAATGGAAGGCTCGGTTGGCTGA
- the dps gene encoding DNA starvation/stationary phase protection protein Dps produces MNLRSSRHPLDAQSRAKVVNLLNDTIAVLIDLRLQVKQAHWNVRGSNMIAIHEMLDGFVGQLDESTDELAERAVALGGRALGTLPGIGSVTSLPTLPPEATGSFDLIELLAERYAAVSAVLGIGINHAQVVDDEVTADLLIGTTHSIDKNLWLLEAHLEPEFTDEEPEEGDDTPLL; encoded by the coding sequence ATGAACCTCCGCTCCAGCCGCCATCCGCTCGACGCCCAGAGCCGCGCCAAGGTCGTCAATCTTCTGAACGACACCATCGCCGTGCTGATCGACCTGCGATTGCAGGTGAAGCAGGCGCACTGGAATGTCCGGGGTTCCAACATGATCGCGATCCACGAGATGCTCGACGGCTTCGTCGGCCAGCTCGATGAATCGACCGATGAACTGGCGGAGCGCGCCGTCGCCCTCGGCGGCCGCGCCCTCGGCACCCTGCCCGGCATCGGCAGCGTGACCTCGCTGCCGACCCTGCCGCCGGAGGCCACCGGCAGCTTCGACCTGATCGAACTGCTGGCCGAACGCTATGCCGCCGTCTCCGCCGTGCTTGGCATCGGCATCAACCATGCCCAGGTGGTGGATGACGAGGTCACCGCAGACCTGCTCATTGGCACCACTCATTCCATCGACAAGAATCTCTGGCTGCTCGAGGCCCATCTCGAACCGGAGTTCACCGACGAAGAACCCGAAGAGGGCGACGACACGCCCCTGCTCTGA
- the sufC gene encoding Fe-S cluster assembly ATPase SufC, translating to MSLVIKDLHATLEDGTEILKGVNLEIPAGEVHAIMGPNGSGKSTLSKVIAGHEGYVVTGGSVTLDGEDIFEMSIDERSRAGIFLAFQYPSEVPGVSNANFIRAALQARLPQGEEIDAVAYYKNLYSKMDLLEMDRKFTGRSVNEGFSGGEKKRNEILQLLMLEPKYAILDETDSGLDIDALKIVARGVNATRSPERGILMITHYQRLLDYICPDYVHVMAAGKIVRSGGPELALELEKSGYEFLKDEELVTA from the coding sequence ATGTCCCTCGTCATCAAAGACCTCCACGCCACGCTCGAAGACGGCACCGAAATCCTCAAGGGTGTGAACCTCGAAATCCCCGCCGGGGAAGTCCACGCCATCATGGGACCAAACGGTTCCGGGAAGTCCACCCTTTCCAAGGTCATCGCCGGCCATGAGGGCTACGTCGTCACCGGTGGCAGCGTCACGCTCGATGGCGAGGACATTTTCGAAATGAGCATCGACGAGCGCTCCCGCGCCGGCATCTTCCTCGCCTTCCAATATCCGTCCGAAGTTCCGGGGGTCTCGAATGCCAACTTCATCCGTGCCGCCCTCCAGGCCCGCCTGCCGCAGGGCGAGGAGATCGACGCCGTGGCCTACTATAAGAACCTCTATTCCAAAATGGATCTTCTGGAAATGGACCGGAAATTCACCGGCCGCTCCGTGAACGAAGGCTTCTCCGGTGGGGAGAAGAAGCGCAACGAGATCCTCCAGCTCCTCATGCTGGAGCCGAAGTACGCCATCCTCGATGAAACCGACTCCGGCCTCGACATCGACGCCCTGAAGATCGTGGCCCGCGGCGTGAATGCCACCCGCTCCCCGGAACGCGGCATCCTGATGATCACCCACTACCAGCGCCTGCTCGACTACATCTGCCCGGACTACGTCCACGTGATGGCTGCGGGCAAGATCGTCCGCTCCGGCGGTCCGGAACTTGCTCTGGAGCTGGAGAAGTCCGGTTACGAATTCCTCAAGGACGAGGAACTCGTGACGGCCTGA
- a CDS encoding Fur family transcriptional regulator: MPIPDEIEGLRMTRQRREVYRVLMTNRDHPTANDVFLRVKDSLPNISLATVYNCLEVLVQHGIVRQVNFDRNPSRFCPNLEEHGHFHDESTGAIHDVTFKPGVNLADLLDLPPGTVISDVEITLRGELPSSTPSH, from the coding sequence ATGCCAATCCCCGATGAAATCGAGGGACTGCGCATGACCCGCCAGCGGCGGGAGGTGTACCGCGTCCTGATGACGAACCGTGATCATCCGACCGCGAACGACGTCTTCCTGCGGGTCAAGGACTCCCTGCCAAACATCTCATTGGCAACGGTTTACAACTGCCTCGAAGTCCTCGTTCAGCACGGCATCGTCCGGCAGGTGAACTTCGACCGCAATCCGTCCCGGTTCTGCCCGAACCTGGAGGAGCACGGTCATTTCCACGACGAGTCCACCGGCGCGATCCACGACGTGACCTTCAAACCCGGCGTGAACCTCGCCGACCTTCTCGACCTGCCACCTGGCACCGTGATCAGCGATGTGGAAATCACGCTGCGCGGCGAACTCCCCTCTTCCACCCCCTCCCACTGA